Part of the Deltaproteobacteria bacterium genome is shown below.
AGGACATGGGCAATTTGTCTTGCAAGAGCGAGATCGTATTCGCTGATGAGTCCTTGCAAATAAAAAGCATGCGCACCGTTGGCCAGCGCAATTTCTCCACCAAGACCGGGAAGTTGTAATTTGTCGACATAAACAGGCGGCGTATAATTTTTGGCGAGGGTCAAAACTTTTTGTTTCGCAGTTTGGGTGAGATTATCACGGTCTAAAACAATCTCATCACGACCTCGCAAGTAACCAAACTTTTTCGCCTCTTTGGCGGAAGTCGCCACTTTTGCCATCGCAATCATTTCAAAAGATTTTGCCACTTTCGGGAAGGGACCGCCATCAGAGGGAGAACACCAGATTTTATCTTTCGGATTGTGTTCTGCAACGAGCTTTGATTCCAAACTCAGAAGCATGTTTTTGCATCCACCGCCGGCGGGCAACAAACCAACGCCCACTTCCACAAGTCCCATATAGGTTTCCGCATGGGCTTCAACAGTCGATGAGGATAAACAAATTTCGCAACCGCCACCCAACGTCAAATTAAAGGGTCCTGCGACAACGGGTTTTTTTGAAAAACGAATTCTCTGCATTGTTTTTTGAAATTGCTCGACAATGAAATTAAGCTGATTCCAATCTTTTTGCTGGGCGGTCAGCAAAATAAGCATCAAATTGGCGCCCACTGAAAAATTTTCTCCTTCGTTTGTGATGACAACGCCCTGTCCTTCTTTTTCGGCGCGATCTACTGTTTTGTTGATGATTTCGATCACGTCGGCATCAATGGCATTCATCTTGGAATGAAATTCCGCGCAGAAAACACCATCGCCCAAATCAACAATCGACCCGCCTTCATTTTTTTCCACCACACCACCACTCGATTTGCGCGATTCCAAAAAGGTGAGTCTTGGTTGAGGATAGAATTTTCCGCCTTTTTCCAAAATATTCTGCACCAATTTTGGAATGGCACGTCCCTCTTTCTGCAAACGTTCCACCATTTTCGCCACCCCAAGAGCATCCCACATTTCGAAAGGCCCCAGTTCCCAATTAAATCCCCAGCGCATGGCATTATCCACTTCTGTAATCGTGTCGGCAATTTCAGGAATGCGATTGGCGGCGTAGACCAAAACATCGGACATCAAAGACCATGCAATTTTTCCCGCCTCATCATCCGCAAAAACCATTGTGCGCAGTCTTTCCGCCGGGTCTTCGATATTTCTAGCTTGTCCCAGAGAATCCGTCTTGAATTTTTCCTGCGTCACATACTCAAGGGTTTGTGGATCTATCGCCAAAATTTCTCTTGATCCGTCTTTTTTTTCGACTTTAAAAAATCCCTGTGCCGATTTTTGTCCCACCCATCCTTTGGCAATCATTTTTTCCACGAACACGGGAATTTTGAATGTGTCGCGACATTCGTCTTTGGGACAACCGTCATAAGAAGTTTTGGAAACCAGAGCTAAAGTATCAAGCCCCACAATATCCGCGGTACGGAACGCGGCACTCTTGGGATGGAGTGTTGCCGGTCCCATCACTTTTTCAACTTTGGCGACGCTCCATTTGTTGTCATATGTTTTGTGGAGGCAATCCATCATGTGATAGACGCCGATTCGATTTGCAACAAAGTTGGGAGTGTCTTTGGCGTGGACCACACCTTTTCCTAAACGCTCCCGCACAAACTCTGCCAGCTCTGAAGCCTCGCCCACCATCTCCACCAAATGCAAATAACGCGGCGGATTGAAAAAATGGGTGACGCAAAATTTGTCGCGAAATTTCAGTTCCTGAAAAGGAAGTCCGGAAGTGTTCGACGAAACCCATGCGGAGTCTTTCAAGTAGTGTTTGATTTTAGCGTAGAGCGATTTTTTCAGATCGAGTTTTTCTGTGACCGCTTCAATGATCCAATCGCACTCACGCAATTTTTCCAAATTGGCGTCCAGCAATCCCGGCGTAATGAGTTTGATGTCATCACTGTCAAACAGATGCGCGGGTTTGGCTTTGGTAATTTTGCTCAAATCGGGCGGCACGACATCGAGAAGATAAACCGAAATGCCGCAATTGGCGAGATGGGCCGCAATGCCGCATCCCATCACACCCGAACCGATTACTGCCGCTTTTTTAATGGATAACATTTTCGTCTCCGATTTTCTTAAATACGTTCCACGATTGTTGCCACTCCCTGCCCACCACCAACACATAACGTCTCCAATGCCGTTGACTTGTTATAAATTTCAAGTGCGTTCAGAAGAGTCGACATAATGCGGGCACCGGAACATCCAAGAGGATGTCCGAGCGCAACAGCTCCTCCATGTACGTTTAGTTTATTCATGTCCCAACCCAACTCTTTCGAAACCGCCAAGACCTGCACGGCGAAAGCTTCATTGAGTTCCAACAAATCAACATCGGCAAGTTTCATTCCCGCTTTTTGAAGCGCCTTGGGAACCGCGTGAACAGGGCCAATCCCCATCCATGCAGGATCAACACCGG
Proteins encoded:
- a CDS encoding enoyl-CoA hydratase/isomerase family protein; this encodes MLSIKKAAVIGSGVMGCGIAAHLANCGISVYLLDVVPPDLSKITKAKPAHLFDSDDIKLITPGLLDANLEKLRECDWIIEAVTEKLDLKKSLYAKIKHYLKDSAWVSSNTSGLPFQELKFRDKFCVTHFFNPPRYLHLVEMVGEASELAEFVRERLGKGVVHAKDTPNFVANRIGVYHMMDCLHKTYDNKWSVAKVEKVMGPATLHPKSAAFRTADIVGLDTLALVSKTSYDGCPKDECRDTFKIPVFVEKMIAKGWVGQKSAQGFFKVEKKDGSREILAIDPQTLEYVTQEKFKTDSLGQARNIEDPAERLRTMVFADDEAGKIAWSLMSDVLVYAANRIPEIADTITEVDNAMRWGFNWELGPFEMWDALGVAKMVERLQKEGRAIPKLVQNILEKGGKFYPQPRLTFLESRKSSGGVVEKNEGGSIVDLGDGVFCAEFHSKMNAIDADVIEIINKTVDRAEKEGQGVVITNEGENFSVGANLMLILLTAQQKDWNQLNFIVEQFQKTMQRIRFSKKPVVAGPFNLTLGGGCEICLSSSTVEAHAETYMGLVEVGVGLLPAGGGCKNMLLSLESKLVAEHNPKDKIWCSPSDGGPFPKVAKSFEMIAMAKVATSAKEAKKFGYLRGRDEIVLDRDNLTQTAKQKVLTLAKNYTPPVYVDKLQLPGLGGEIALANGAHAFYLQGLISEYDLALARQIAHVLCGGDKPSLHVTDEQHILDLERETFLKLCGEEKTQARMQNMLMTGKPLRN